A genomic segment from Xiphophorus maculatus strain JP 163 A chromosome 6, X_maculatus-5.0-male, whole genome shotgun sequence encodes:
- the LOC102218734 gene encoding growth/differentiation factor 15, producing MDKPIPQWWSTYKSTLASRLTMLTSHTPALLASYTLLLLLVPTSGVLQPDVARQGLLETSNVDDRGPLILETVKKGILGSLGLDKEPKPAMKASQRELRKMFKLYREKISEMRRNSSQSVRETWQSNTSTVLFPAEPLHVLRKGDQRHIVWYRAVFQKNPKIHSELTMAQAQLKVSGSGLGNNPKTRRYIKVKINGMKPRNSAAWTYNDSNSMIPRVTLDISPEASRGMWIDDQVLVVDVGMAPLSRKASKLKPTVTLELGLKDSVPSRGGRWRRSNKEDHCDERGWCCRKSATVSFKDIGWTDWVVAPTEYTMHFCDGTCPHNYKPASMHTQVKSRLHQITKGEMPRPCCVPAAYEPMVLMHYDSRGKLKLTLFNDFIVTKCHCA from the exons ATGGACAAACCCATTCCACAGTGGTGGAGCACTTATAAATCAACCCTAGCCAGCAGACTCACCATGCTCACATCACACACTCCTGCTCTGCTCGCCTCTTACACCTTGCTGCTCCTGTTGGTCCCCACCTCAGGGGTACTCCAGCCTGACGTCGCGCGCCAAGGCTTGCTTGAGACCAGCAACGTTGATGACCGGGGGCCTCTAATCCTGGAGACGGTGAAGAAGGGGATCCTTGGCTCTCTGGGTTTGGACAAAGAGCCAAAGCCTGCCATGAAGGCCTCACAGAGGGAGCTGAGGAAGATGTTCAAGCTCTACAGGGAAAAAATCAGCGAGATGAGGAGAAACTCCAGCCAGTCAGTGAGGGAGACCTGGCAGTCCAACACGTCCACTGTGCTCTTTCCAG CCGAGCCGTTGCATGTTCTACGGAAGGGTGATCAGCGACACATTGTTTGGTATCGAGCTGTTTTCCAAAAGAACCCAAAAATTCACTCTGAACTGACAATGGCACAAGCACAACTGAAAGTATCCGGTTCTGGCTTAGGTAACAATCCCAAAACTAGAAGATACATCAAAGTTAAAATTAATGGGATGAAGCCAAGAAACTCTGCTGCATGGACCTACAATGATAGCAATTCAATGATCCCAAGGGTGACCCTGGACATCAGCCCTGAGGCAAGCAGAGGGATGTGGATAGATGATCAAGTACTGGTCGTAGATGTAGGGATGGCTCCACTTAGCAGGAAAGCCTCTAAATTAAAGCCGACTGTGACTCTGGAACTGGGCCTAAAGGACTCTGTCCCCTCTCGGGGCGGAAGGTGGCGCCGCTCAAACAAGGAAGACCACTGTGATGAGCGAGGGTGGTGCTGCCGGAAGTCTGCGACCGTGTCCTTCAAAGATATCGGATGGACGGACTGGGTGGTGGCCCCAACCGAGTACACCATGCATTTTTGTGACGGCACCTGCCCCCACAACTACAAGCCGGCCAGCATGCACACACAGGTGAAGTCCCGCCTGCACCAGATCACCAAGGGAGAGATGCCCCGGCCCTGCTGCGTCCCGGCAGCGTACGAGCCCATGGTGCTGATGCACTACGACAGCAGGGGGAAGCTGAAGCTGACTCTGTTCAACGACTTCATCGTCACTAAATGTCACTGTGCCTGA